From one Lolium rigidum isolate FL_2022 chromosome 4, APGP_CSIRO_Lrig_0.1, whole genome shotgun sequence genomic stretch:
- the LOC124647978 gene encoding leucine-rich repeat protein 1-like → MPALVADKAVPTTPSRLKNPSHDTSSEKAPNTQAADSHHRATCPALHCYHGARGGQSSRDRPPRGGHVDPGGGGPVPRRRGAPGLSERAGGPDGELQSWDPELVDLCSWSHIICDANNRVTHIELGYLNLSGPLSPELAKLDQLQYMRVGDNNIQGTIPEEFSDLGNLISLDVYNNNISGPIPASLGKLSALKFMRLYQNRLTGPIPMELTGLSHLEILDLWNNDLCGTIPTSGPFQNLPPSSFAGNPRLRIPGRQQGSDC, encoded by the exons ATGCC AGCACTGGTAGCTGACAAGGCGGTACCCACCACCCCCTCCCGCTTAAAAAACCCCAGCCATGACACCAGTTCAGAGAAGGCACCCAATACCCAGGCTGCAGATTCACACCACCGCGCCACCTGCCCTGCACTGCACTGCTACCATGGCGCCCGCGGTGGCCAGAGTTCTCGCGATcgtcctcctcgcggcggccacgTCGATCCTGGCGGTGGCGGACCCGTCCCCCGACGCCGTGGCGCTCCAGGCCTTTCGGAGCGGGCTGGAGGACCCGACGGCGAGCTGCAGAGCTGGGACCCGGAGCTGGTTGACCTCTGCAGCTGGTCACACATCATCTGCGACGCCAACAATCGAGTCACCCACAT AGAGCTTGGCTATCTGAACCTGTCCGGTCCACTGTCGCCGGAGCTCGCCAAGCTAGACCAGCTACAGTACAT GAGGGTTGGGGACAACAATATTCAGGGAACGATCCCGGAAGAGTTCAGCGACCTGGGTAACCTGATCAGCCTGGACGTGTACAACAACAACATCTCAGGGCCGATACCCGCGTCGCTTGGGAAACTCTCCGCCCTGAAATTCAT GAGGCTATATCAGAACCGTTTAACCGGGCCGATTCCGATGGAGCTGACCGGACTGTCTCACCTGGAAATTTT GGACCTCTGGAACAACGATCTCTGTGGCACGATCCCGACTTCCGGACCGTTTCAGAACCTTCCTCCCAGCAG CTTCGCCGGCAACCCGCGCCTGCGAATCCCCGGCCGGCAGCAGGGATCCGACTGCTAG